From Bdellovibrio sp. KM01:
CGACGTTTCTGATCGTTTTGAAGTGAGTGAATTCATGAAAGCCCACCAAGCGGATTTGCAAAACGTCGAAGTGCTTGTGAACAATGCCGGTCTTGCGAAAGGCACCGACAAAATGCAAGACGGCTCCTTGGATGATTGGGAAACGATGATCGATACCAACATCAAAGGTTTGCTTTTCATCACCCGCGGTGTGGTTGAACACATGGTCAAAAAAAATTCCGGCCATATCGTAAACTTGGGATCTGTCGCTGGCCGATGGACATATCCAGGTGGGGGAGTGTATTGCGCAACAAAATTTGCAGTGCGTGCACTGTCAGAGGGCCTGCGTATGGATTTGCTGGGCACGAAAGTACGCGTGACCAACATTGAACCCGGCATGGTTCACACTGAGTTTTCATTTGTACGATTTGATGATCAAAAGAAGGCAGACAAAGTTTACGAAGGTATGATGCCACTTGAACCCAAGGACGTGGCCGAAACAATTGCTTGGTGCGTGGCTCGTCCTGCGCATGTGAACATACAAGAACTTGTGATTTACCCAACGGACCAAGCCCATGTTGGAATGGTCAACAGGAGGTCGTAAATGAGTTTCCGTACAGAGAAAGACACCATGGGGGACGTGCAAGTCCCAGCTGATAAATTTTGGGGAGCACAAACCCAACGTTCGACAGAAAATTTCAAGATCGGTGGCGATAGATTTCCGCGCGAGATGATTCGTGCCTTGGGTATCCTTAAAAAAAGTGCTGCCCTGACAAATCAAAAGCTGGGCATTTTGGATGCGAAGAAAGCGGACGTTATCGTCAAAGCCGCTGATGAAGTGATCTCTGGAAAACTCGATGCGCATTTTCCATTGGTCGTGTGGCAAACAGGTTCGGGCACTCAGACCAATATGAATGCCAATGAAGTTATCGCCAATCGCGCAATGGATATGATGGGCGTAAAACTTCCATCAAAAGATATCCACCCGAACGACGACGTGAACAAAGGCCAATCCTCGAATGATACTTTCCCAACAGCGATGCACATTGCGGTGGGAGAGCAGGTTTATCATCGTCTGATTCCGATGATGGAAAAACTTTATCTGGCTCTTTCGGCCAAACAAAAGGAATTCAATGACATCGTTAAGATCGGTCGCACGCATTTGATGGATGCAACTCCGCTTACGTTAGGACAAGAGTTTTCGGGCTACTCGACACAAATAAAGCACGGCATTCACCGAATCAAAAACACTCTGCCGCATCTTCATGAGCTGGCATTGGGTGGAACGGCCGTTGGAACGGGGCTTAATACTCATCCAAAATTCGCCGTCGAAGCCGCTGCCGAAATTGCGCGCGAGACGAAAATTCCATTCGTATCTGCAGAAAATAAATTTGAAGCCTTGGCAAGTCATGATGCCTTGGTTGAAGTGAGCGGGGCATTAAACACCATCGCCGTTTCATTGATGAAAATCGCGAATGACATTCGCTTGTTGGGTTCTGGACCGCGATGTGGTATTGGAGAGCTACATTTACCAGAAAACGAGCCTGGCAGTTCGATTATGCCGGGCAAAGTGAATCCCACTCAGTGCGAGGCCATGACTATGGTCTGTGCGCAGGTGATGGGAAATCACGTCGCTGTGACTATCGGAGGAGCGACGGGGCACTTTGAATTGAACGTGTTTAAGCCTGTGATCGTGTTTAACGTATTAAACTCAATACGTTTGATCTCAGATGCCTGTGAGTCGTTTGTCGATCACTGTGTCTCGGGAATTGAAGCGAATCAGAAGCAAATAAAAAAGCACCTCGACAATTCGTTGATGCTGGTAACGGCGCTGAATCCTAAGATTGGGTACGACAACTCGGCGAAAATCGCCAAAACTGCCCACAAAAATGGCACTACGCTGCGCGAAGAAGCCATCAATCTTGGACTCCTCAGCGGCGAAGAAT
This genomic window contains:
- the fumC gene encoding class II fumarate hydratase — encoded protein: MSFRTEKDTMGDVQVPADKFWGAQTQRSTENFKIGGDRFPREMIRALGILKKSAALTNQKLGILDAKKADVIVKAADEVISGKLDAHFPLVVWQTGSGTQTNMNANEVIANRAMDMMGVKLPSKDIHPNDDVNKGQSSNDTFPTAMHIAVGEQVYHRLIPMMEKLYLALSAKQKEFNDIVKIGRTHLMDATPLTLGQEFSGYSTQIKHGIHRIKNTLPHLHELALGGTAVGTGLNTHPKFAVEAAAEIARETKIPFVSAENKFEALASHDALVEVSGALNTIAVSLMKIANDIRLLGSGPRCGIGELHLPENEPGSSIMPGKVNPTQCEAMTMVCAQVMGNHVAVTIGGATGHFELNVFKPVIVFNVLNSIRLISDACESFVDHCVSGIEANQKQIKKHLDNSLMLVTALNPKIGYDNSAKIAKTAHKNGTTLREEAINLGLLSGEEFDKLVRPEDMVGR
- a CDS encoding SDR family NAD(P)-dependent oxidoreductase — its product is MQRWALITGATAGIGWATAEALAAQHFSLIITGRRMDRLDELEATLHKKFPQIKVIKASFDVSDRFEVSEFMKAHQADLQNVEVLVNNAGLAKGTDKMQDGSLDDWETMIDTNIKGLLFITRGVVEHMVKKNSGHIVNLGSVAGRWTYPGGGVYCATKFAVRALSEGLRMDLLGTKVRVTNIEPGMVHTEFSFVRFDDQKKADKVYEGMMPLEPKDVAETIAWCVARPAHVNIQELVIYPTDQAHVGMVNRRS